The proteins below come from a single Nostoc sp. KVJ3 genomic window:
- a CDS encoding S-layer homology domain-containing protein: MLPCKRPAVFLIWAAILTSLTACANSPVAKNLEQSLAADPKLQSNPAVFGESQVNQPQAQPNASTIQLPADFPKDIPLYSNAQLQQVTPASGSENRVSTRWLTSDPSNFIASFYRSQFQTNNWQILQQPTDDAGGVFEARRNDLLLKVSIQPKSVTNATPNQPQTATELLIEYVPNSVATAQSTLTTNSNAVPQPGNPQFIGPIPPANLAAQPPTTPNNQTTPTAIPESQEFNDLNKVPQEWRQHIQDLAALGVLSIEPKETKSNSTTTNNQFEPSKIITHREYARWLIAANNAMYASNPAKQIRLASESTQPAFSDVSAKDPDFSAIQGLVEAGLIPSPLSGDSTAVLFRPDAPLTREQLLLWKLPLDTRQALPSANLDAVKQTWGFQDAARIDPKALRAVLADYQNSEQSNIRRVFGYTTLFQPKKPVTRAEAAMTLWYFGSPGEGVSATEALKLKRN, encoded by the coding sequence GTGCTTCCCTGTAAACGTCCAGCTGTATTTCTAATTTGGGCTGCTATACTGACCTCGTTAACAGCCTGTGCTAACAGTCCAGTAGCCAAAAACCTTGAGCAATCTTTGGCGGCAGATCCAAAACTGCAAAGCAATCCAGCTGTCTTTGGAGAATCTCAGGTTAACCAACCACAAGCACAGCCAAACGCATCAACAATTCAGTTACCAGCTGATTTTCCCAAAGATATCCCACTATATTCCAATGCCCAACTACAGCAAGTTACACCTGCTAGTGGCTCAGAAAACAGAGTCTCAACTCGTTGGTTAACTTCTGACCCCAGCAATTTTATCGCTAGCTTTTATCGTAGCCAGTTTCAAACAAATAACTGGCAAATTTTGCAACAGCCAACAGATGATGCGGGAGGTGTTTTTGAGGCACGTCGTAACGATTTGTTGTTGAAGGTTTCCATTCAACCTAAATCAGTTACTAACGCCACACCAAATCAACCCCAAACTGCTACGGAATTACTGATTGAGTACGTACCTAATAGTGTCGCTACGGCGCAATCTACCCTAACTACAAATTCTAACGCCGTTCCTCAACCAGGAAATCCCCAGTTCATTGGCCCGATACCACCTGCAAATTTGGCAGCACAGCCACCAACTACGCCTAATAATCAAACAACTCCTACAGCTATACCTGAATCTCAGGAATTCAACGATCTCAATAAAGTACCGCAAGAATGGCGGCAACACATCCAAGATTTAGCTGCATTGGGTGTTTTGTCCATAGAGCCAAAAGAAACTAAGAGTAATTCCACTACCACAAATAACCAGTTTGAACCAAGTAAAATCATTACACATCGGGAATACGCTCGTTGGCTAATTGCTGCGAATAATGCTATGTATGCCAGCAATCCAGCTAAACAAATTCGCTTGGCATCAGAAAGTACTCAACCAGCTTTTAGTGATGTGTCGGCAAAAGACCCTGATTTTTCAGCAATTCAGGGATTAGTCGAAGCTGGGTTAATTCCCAGTCCTTTATCTGGAGATTCTACAGCTGTTTTGTTTCGTCCTGATGCACCCCTAACACGGGAACAGTTGCTGCTGTGGAAATTACCCCTAGATACTCGCCAAGCTTTACCCTCTGCTAACTTAGATGCGGTTAAACAAACCTGGGGTTTCCAAGACGCAGCCCGAATTGACCCCAAGGCTTTAAGAGCAGTGTTAGCTGATTACCAAAATAGCGAACAATCGAATATTCGGCGGGTGTTTGGCTATACGACTCTGTTTCAACCCAAAAAACCAGTGACTCGTGCTGAGGCTGCGATGACTTTGTGGTATTTCGGCAGTCCGGGTGAGGGTGTGTCGGCTACTGAGGCTTTGAAATTGAAGCGAAATTAA
- a CDS encoding response regulator, translated as MSGISPFTASKQPPLILVADDDKTIRVLLRKAMEQEGYRVVEVNDGKQCLDAYETIKPDIVLLDAVMPVMDGFTCCKHLLQIARNNLISALASFDTNSTLNNTVISKIWERTPILMITCLDDEESVNRAFDAGATDYVTKPIHWPVLRQRLRRLLQQGQVYKQLEAANQALQQLANVDGLTELANRRRFDDYLNTQWINLAQEGSSLSMILCDIDYFKFYNDKYGHPAGDICLQKVGAVLNMKVQKHQDLVARYGGEEFAVIMPHTHASGAVHVAAMIQAGIRDLQIVHDGSVVSQYVTLSMGVATVIPTWESSPSDLIVRADKALYQAKAGGRDRFVSSF; from the coding sequence ATGTCAGGCATAAGCCCATTTACTGCTTCTAAGCAACCACCACTGATCCTAGTGGCTGATGATGACAAGACCATTCGAGTATTGTTGCGTAAAGCTATGGAACAAGAAGGTTATCGAGTGGTTGAGGTTAATGATGGTAAGCAATGTTTAGATGCTTACGAGACGATCAAGCCAGATATAGTTTTACTCGATGCTGTAATGCCTGTGATGGACGGCTTTACCTGCTGTAAGCACTTGCTTCAGATTGCTAGGAATAATTTAATCTCAGCCCTTGCAAGCTTTGATACTAACTCGACTCTTAACAATACGGTCATCTCTAAGATATGGGAACGCACTCCCATATTGATGATCACATGCTTGGATGATGAAGAATCCGTAAACCGTGCTTTTGACGCAGGGGCAACTGATTATGTAACTAAGCCAATTCACTGGCCTGTATTGCGCCAGAGGTTGCGCCGATTGCTACAGCAAGGGCAAGTATACAAACAGTTAGAGGCCGCAAACCAGGCTCTACAGCAGCTTGCCAATGTAGATGGCTTAACTGAGTTGGCTAATCGTCGCCGTTTTGATGATTATCTCAATACTCAGTGGATTAATCTCGCACAAGAGGGATCTTCTTTATCAATGATTTTGTGTGATATCGACTATTTTAAATTTTATAACGATAAATATGGCCATCCGGCTGGGGATATCTGTTTGCAAAAGGTAGGTGCTGTCTTAAACATGAAGGTGCAAAAACATCAGGATTTAGTAGCGCGTTATGGTGGCGAAGAATTTGCTGTGATTATGCCACATACCCATGCATCTGGTGCAGTTCATGTAGCCGCAATGATCCAAGCGGGAATCAGAGATTTGCAAATTGTTCACGATGGATCTGTTGTAAGTCAGTATGTCACCCTTAGTATGGGCGTGGCGACTGTTATCCCTACTTGGGAATCCTCACCTTCAGATTTGATTGTACGAGCAGATAAAGCACTGTATCAAGCAAAGGCTGGAGGGCGCGATCGCTTTGTCTCAAGTTTTTAA
- a CDS encoding histidine kinase, producing the protein MLKHDYMQVSQDQPIYSEAPLQLLLFVDGRPKSRQQVQRIRAYLKELQAEYSFELQTIDVGQQPYLAEHFKLVATPALVKIHPEPQQVLAGSNIITQLKNWWPRWQVAVDAYLKLQEDLQESMDDNGRATSPKSTIHSVAVSSELIRLSDEIFRLKQEKDNLQEQLQFKDRVIAMLAHDLRNPLTAAAIAMETLQSNYNLETGQFERLKPSMAAHLLKQARNQTKIIDRMIADLLQVGRGKDTEFPILPQKVQLGKMCLNVLEELCDRYTAKAQEVETDIPNDLPHVYADPERIRQVLVNLLDNAIKYTPEGGKISIAGLHRTTQKVQFSIGDTGPGIPVENRDRIFENHFRLQRDEGKEGYGIGLCLCQRIVLAHYGQIWVDSAPNNGAWFHFTLPVYPA; encoded by the coding sequence GTGCTGAAACACGATTACATGCAAGTTTCCCAGGATCAGCCTATTTATTCTGAGGCTCCACTCCAGTTATTATTATTTGTCGATGGGCGACCCAAGTCCCGACAACAGGTGCAGCGAATCCGTGCTTACTTAAAAGAATTACAGGCTGAGTATAGTTTTGAACTTCAAACTATCGATGTTGGACAACAACCTTACTTAGCAGAACACTTTAAGTTGGTCGCAACGCCAGCTTTAGTCAAAATCCATCCAGAACCACAACAGGTTTTGGCTGGGAGTAATATCATAACGCAATTGAAAAACTGGTGGCCTCGCTGGCAAGTCGCTGTAGATGCTTACTTAAAATTACAGGAAGACTTGCAAGAAAGTATGGACGACAATGGTCGGGCGACATCCCCCAAATCCACTATCCATTCAGTTGCTGTTTCCTCTGAATTAATCCGACTCTCAGACGAAATTTTTCGATTGAAGCAGGAAAAAGATAATCTCCAAGAGCAGCTACAGTTTAAAGATCGGGTGATTGCTATGCTAGCGCACGATCTTCGCAATCCCCTAACTGCTGCCGCGATCGCAATGGAAACTCTTCAATCTAACTACAATTTAGAAACAGGTCAATTCGAGCGCCTCAAGCCATCGATGGCAGCCCATTTATTAAAACAAGCCCGCAATCAAACTAAGATCATTGACCGGATGATTGCTGACCTTTTACAGGTAGGTCGGGGCAAAGATACGGAGTTTCCAATTTTACCCCAAAAAGTACAACTAGGGAAAATGTGCTTAAATGTACTAGAAGAATTGTGCGATCGCTACACCGCCAAAGCCCAAGAGGTAGAAACGGATATTCCTAATGACTTGCCACACGTATATGCTGACCCAGAACGTATCCGTCAGGTGCTAGTGAATCTGTTAGATAATGCCATCAAATACACACCAGAAGGCGGCAAGATTAGCATTGCCGGATTGCACCGCACTACTCAAAAAGTTCAGTTTAGTATTGGCGATACTGGGCCGGGGATTCCTGTAGAAAACCGCGATCGCATTTTTGAAAACCACTTTCGCCTCCAACGGGATGAAGGTAAAGAAGGTTATGGCATTGGTCTTTGTTTATGTCAGCGGATTGTTTTAGCACATTATGGTCAAATTTGGGTAGACTCCGCCCCCAATAACGGAGCATGGTTCCACTTCACGCTGCCAGTTTATCCTGCTTAG